In the Candidatus Zixiibacteriota bacterium genome, one interval contains:
- a CDS encoding Glu/Leu/Phe/Val dehydrogenase — translation MPQPLSFYKQVNLYFDKAAPHTGLDAGMLRQIKMCNSVYHITFPLKRDDGKIEAIHAWRAEHSHHRTPVKGGIRYSLDVNEDEVMALASLMTYKCAIVSVPFGGGKGGIKIDR, via the coding sequence ATGCCCCAACCGCTCAGCTTCTATAAACAGGTCAACTTGTACTTTGACAAAGCCGCTCCGCACACAGGTCTGGATGCCGGTATGTTGCGGCAGATCAAGATGTGCAACAGTGTATATCACATCACATTTCCGCTCAAACGCGACGACGGCAAGATCGAGGCGATTCATGCCTGGCGGGCCGAACACAGCCATCATCGCACCCCGGTCAAAGGGGGTATCCGTTACAGCCTGGATGTCAACGAGGACGAGGTTATGGCGCTGGCTTCGCTGATGACCTACAAATGCGCGATCGTCTCTGTCCCGTTCGGAGGCGGAAAAGGCGGTATCAAGATAGACCGT
- a CDS encoding biotin--[acetyl-CoA-carboxylase] ligase — translation MKLDSSGDPSDLQEALIELLRSNPEDYFSIQTIADKIGCDDRIAMEAIGQLSRWGYRFETDSHSHFRFSSAPDAIFPIEIRYNLKTGYIGQNIVARASVTSTNDIARELAEQGAPEGTVVIAEKQVKGRGRMGRSWHSPAKKGLWLTLILRPEVPSAQAPSLSILMALSLSEILHSSYKLESGIKWPNDCQIDGRKVTGILTELSAELDRVDYVLVGMGINVNLARSDFPPELHKIATSIRMEYGEEIDRIGFLRMLLERIEKNYEIFKKKSLKPFLPKIKKHSVLLGKRIKLLKGRKLIQAVAHDFDADGALIAKRKGELLRVTAGEVSVIKADRD, via the coding sequence ATGAAGCTAGATTCATCCGGCGACCCTTCCGACCTGCAGGAAGCTTTAATTGAGCTTCTGCGCTCGAACCCCGAGGATTACTTTTCAATCCAGACGATTGCCGATAAAATCGGTTGCGATGACCGTATCGCCATGGAAGCGATCGGCCAGCTCTCCAGGTGGGGCTACCGTTTCGAAACCGACAGCCATAGTCACTTCCGCTTCAGCTCCGCACCGGACGCCATCTTTCCGATTGAAATCCGCTACAATTTGAAGACCGGGTATATCGGCCAGAATATAGTCGCGCGGGCTTCGGTCACCTCAACCAACGATATAGCCCGCGAGCTGGCCGAACAGGGTGCTCCCGAGGGAACCGTGGTAATCGCCGAAAAACAGGTCAAAGGGCGCGGGAGGATGGGAAGAAGCTGGCATTCACCGGCCAAGAAAGGGCTCTGGTTGACCCTCATCCTGAGGCCCGAGGTACCGTCGGCGCAGGCCCCCAGTCTATCGATTCTGATGGCACTTTCCCTGAGCGAAATACTGCACAGCAGTTATAAGCTCGAATCGGGAATCAAGTGGCCCAATGACTGCCAGATCGACGGACGCAAGGTGACCGGGATATTGACCGAACTCTCGGCCGAGCTCGACCGGGTCGATTACGTCCTGGTCGGGATGGGAATCAATGTCAATCTGGCTCGCTCCGATTTTCCACCCGAACTGCATAAAATCGCGACCTCGATCCGTATGGAATACGGCGAGGAAATCGACCGGATCGGATTTCTGCGTATGCTTTTGGAACGGATCGAAAAAAACTATGAGATCTTCAAAAAGAAAAGCCTCAAACCATTTTTGCCGAAGATCAAAAAGCACTCGGTTCTGCTTGGCAAACGGATCAAACTTCTCAAGGGACGCAAGCTGATCCAGGCGGTGGCTCATGATTTCGATGCCGACGGCGCTCTGATCGCAAAACGCAAGGGCGAACTTCTGCGTGTCACCGCGGGTGAAGTTTCAGTCATCAAAGCCGACCGCGATTGA
- the nadC gene encoding carboxylating nicotinate-nucleotide diphosphorylase: MKVNNKVIAEIVTRALTEDLGQGDITTLAIEGGKRPARAIIRAKQEQTVCGHQPARAVFRHISPKTRYSNKIGDGKTAYKGDMVAIIDADLQTLLSGERTALNFMMHLSGIATLSARFARQIEGTRAEMLDTRKTLPGMRLLEKYAVNCGGAKNHRIGLFDMYLIKDNHIETAGSIENAIENCLAHRGRKKTKIEVETKTFDQIKRALKYKIDRIMLDNMTVSRIKKAVELIRSEHPGLEIEASGNVSLRTVRKIAQTGVDYISAGALTHSAPAVDLSMEIELK; encoded by the coding sequence ATGAAAGTTAATAACAAGGTCATTGCTGAAATCGTAACCCGCGCGCTCACAGAAGACCTCGGCCAAGGCGATATAACTACCCTGGCAATCGAAGGTGGAAAACGACCGGCACGTGCAATAATTCGAGCCAAGCAGGAGCAGACTGTCTGTGGCCATCAGCCGGCCCGCGCAGTGTTTCGACACATTTCCCCCAAAACCCGCTATTCTAATAAAATCGGTGATGGTAAAACGGCTTATAAAGGCGATATGGTCGCAATCATCGACGCCGACCTGCAGACTCTTCTATCCGGAGAGCGGACAGCCCTGAACTTTATGATGCACCTCTCGGGAATAGCCACACTATCCGCACGCTTTGCCCGTCAAATCGAGGGCACCCGCGCGGAGATGCTGGACACTCGCAAGACATTGCCAGGCATGAGATTGCTTGAAAAATATGCCGTCAACTGCGGCGGTGCCAAAAATCATCGGATCGGACTGTTTGATATGTACCTGATCAAGGACAACCATATTGAAACTGCCGGTTCAATCGAAAATGCTATCGAGAACTGCCTCGCCCACAGGGGCCGTAAAAAGACCAAAATAGAAGTAGAAACAAAGACTTTCGACCAGATCAAGCGCGCCCTAAAGTACAAAATCGACAGGATCATGCTGGATAATATGACCGTATCACGGATAAAAAAAGCTGTCGAGCTAATTCGCTCCGAACACCCCGGTCTCGAAATCGAAGCGTCCGGCAATGTCAGCCTCAGGACCGTTCGCAAAATCGCGCAAACCGGGGTCGACTATATCTCCGCCGGAGCACTGACACACTCGGCGCCGGCCGTCGACCTGTCGATGGAGATCGAGTTGAAATGA
- a CDS encoding GAF domain-containing protein, translating to MLRLKLSIRNRFERRMIGVKLRLEGSYFMSNSEYERCGFKGHRSELCWVFQTSAGISSGPSDIQDTVGRCIRCDVFNKALERATGRRESDRLLTLTLKRLIGQLVDYNMELTSTTGSLQKRIEELAVLKSVSEALLQTEDLYKALAIVLTGVTSGEAFGFNRAMIFLVDSTRNVLEGQLGLGHLEYREAPKIWNNLRENRLTFENLIDKILDMDDIPVNNLSRAIKEIVLPLAPDRGVLTQAILERRPLNISTEAEVELGDSRLEPILGRIPFAVIPIISRYNVLGVITVDNSITCEKITEEDIRTLETLANQAAAKIENALLHRTLELKYAELKHVHSLLKKNQEYLVESERLAELGRFATTIAHEIKTPLITIGGYAQRVLRKLDREEKVERRLVQIISDEILRLERIAVEVLDLSRKSPLQLVAHDLNEIVSETLEVQERKLRYQDIVIEKEFYPKELEVLSDKDRLKQVFFNLIQNSAEAMSEGGKMKLSTGRNGDYIYLRISDTGCGMDDQAKSKLFTPFYTSKRTGTGLGLPVSKKIIDDHGGSILVESKLDRGTSFIVNLPARANPSERRA from the coding sequence ATGCTTAGGTTGAAGCTGTCAATCAGAAATCGCTTTGAAAGAAGGATGATTGGTGTTAAATTACGACTGGAGGGCTCTTATTTTATGTCGAACTCGGAATACGAAAGATGTGGTTTCAAGGGGCATCGCTCCGAGCTGTGCTGGGTTTTTCAGACCTCGGCCGGGATTTCCTCCGGTCCGAGTGATATCCAGGATACTGTTGGGCGGTGTATCCGTTGCGATGTTTTCAACAAAGCTCTCGAGCGTGCCACCGGACGCCGTGAATCCGACCGCCTGCTGACATTAACATTGAAACGGCTGATTGGTCAACTGGTCGATTACAATATGGAATTGACCTCGACCACCGGCAGTTTGCAGAAACGAATTGAGGAACTGGCGGTCCTCAAGTCGGTCTCCGAAGCGCTGTTGCAGACTGAAGATCTTTACAAAGCTCTGGCGATCGTTTTGACCGGCGTGACTTCCGGGGAGGCCTTTGGCTTTAATCGGGCCATGATCTTTTTAGTCGATTCCACGCGCAATGTCCTGGAGGGTCAGCTCGGCCTCGGGCATCTCGAGTATCGTGAGGCGCCCAAAATTTGGAACAACCTCAGAGAAAATCGGCTGACTTTTGAGAACCTGATCGATAAGATCCTGGATATGGATGATATTCCGGTTAACAACCTGTCACGCGCGATTAAAGAGATCGTACTTCCGCTTGCACCCGACCGGGGAGTTCTGACACAGGCGATTTTAGAGAGGCGGCCATTAAATATCTCGACTGAAGCCGAGGTTGAGCTCGGCGATTCCCGGCTTGAGCCGATCCTGGGCCGGATACCGTTTGCGGTGATACCGATAATATCGCGTTACAATGTGCTGGGTGTGATCACGGTCGATAACTCGATCACCTGCGAAAAAATTACCGAAGAGGATATCCGCACGCTGGAAACACTGGCTAACCAGGCCGCCGCCAAGATCGAAAACGCCCTGCTTCATCGCACACTGGAGCTCAAGTATGCAGAGCTCAAGCATGTTCACTCGCTTCTCAAGAAGAATCAGGAGTACCTGGTCGAATCGGAGAGGCTGGCGGAGCTGGGACGTTTCGCAACGACAATCGCCCATGAAATCAAGACGCCCCTGATTACGATCGGGGGTTATGCCCAGCGGGTTCTGCGTAAGCTCGATCGGGAAGAAAAGGTCGAGCGCCGTTTGGTGCAGATCATCTCAGATGAAATCCTGCGCCTGGAGAGGATCGCGGTCGAGGTGCTGGATCTGTCGCGCAAGTCACCGTTGCAACTTGTCGCGCATGACTTAAATGAGATCGTGAGCGAAACCCTGGAGGTTCAGGAGCGTAAACTGCGATACCAGGATATTGTTATAGAAAAGGAGTTCTACCCGAAAGAGCTGGAAGTCCTGTCCGACAAGGACCGCCTCAAGCAGGTTTTCTTCAACCTGATCCAGAACTCTGCGGAGGCGATGTCGGAAGGTGGCAAAATGAAGCTCTCTACCGGGCGCAACGGAGACTATATTTATCTCCGCATCAGCGATACCGGCTGTGGTATGGATGATCAGGCCAAGAGCAAACTGTTTACGCCGTTTTATACCTCAAAGCGAACCGGGACCGGGCTGGGACTGCCGGTTTCGAAGAAGATTATCGACGATCACGGCGGATCGATATTGGTCGAATCCAAGCTTGACAGGGGTACGAGCTTTATCGTAAATTTACCTGCGAGAGCGAATCCCTCAGAAAGGAGGGCATGA
- a CDS encoding response regulator: protein MSKVLIVEDEHNLLDLYRMELEDEGYQVSTAVDGPSALSIASEFDPDLIVLDIKLGESEGLDLLQQFKAFKKDMPVILNSAYSHYKNEFTSWLADEYVTKSGDLSELKLKISELLPPSKN from the coding sequence ATGTCCAAAGTCCTGATAGTGGAAGATGAGCATAACCTTCTGGATTTGTACCGGATGGAGCTCGAAGACGAGGGTTACCAGGTCAGCACAGCTGTCGATGGCCCCTCGGCATTGAGTATCGCCAGCGAATTCGATCCCGACCTGATCGTGCTGGATATCAAGCTGGGTGAATCAGAAGGGCTCGATCTGCTGCAACAGTTCAAAGCCTTTAAAAAAGATATGCCGGTTATTCTCAATTCCGCCTATTCACATTACAAAAACGAGTTTACCAGCTGGCTGGCTGACGAGTATGTTACCAAGTCAGGTGACTTAAGCGAACTCAAACTGAAAATCAGCGAACTGCTACCCCCCTCGAAAAACTGA